Proteins encoded within one genomic window of Columba livia isolate bColLiv1 breed racing homer chromosome 1, bColLiv1.pat.W.v2, whole genome shotgun sequence:
- the FAM83F gene encoding protein FAM83F, giving the protein MAESQVLLLDESHVNEKVTEAQARFYYSEDQRRALEVLVTRGEVAYREALRKEQLRDFLSTRELQALRGSWRGYDDPREGGKVARGPGGETLSLAYWPECSDTEVPPLDLGWTDKTFYRGISRVALFTHPRKEESAPHLKEVVREMIQQAQKIIAVVMDVFTDRDIFRDIVDAAYKRWIPVYIILDEEGVKLFLEMCRSLDLNDLQIRNIRIRSVTGVGFYMPAGKIRGTLASRFLMVDGEKVATGSYSFTWSSSHIDRNILLVLTGQHVEMFDVEFRELYAISEEVNFYKELGIANPFVLGIGKPGLHSSTVARKFINPKYGLVAGATRGDMMLWASRHRQDNQGNMEKEETSESKKRLNQFLNDLITLEQEFPEIDPPLENVNKLNRSPQKLFSRLHVDLKNKSKSRESIRDVKKEDVQANSKQGKRFATGLFSRKAKRSPGSSIEANSFASEGHSGEDLGNMKLEYERLSIGHASGRSTGGISGNLSPNSTMSDKNKQSTCVLS; this is encoded by the exons ATGGCGGAGTCCCAGGTGCTCCTGCTGGACGAGTCACACGTCAACGAGAAGGTGACGGAGGCCCAGGCCCGCTTCTACTACAGCGAGGATCAGCGCCGGgcgctggaggtgctggtgacCCGGGGCGAGGTGGCCTACCGGGAGGCGCTGAGGAAGGAGCAGCTCCGCGACTTTCTCTCCACCCGGGAGCTGCAAGCCCTGCGGGGCAGCTGGCGGGGATACGACGACCCCCGGGAGGGTGGCAAGGTGGCACGGGGGCCTGGCGGTGAGACCCTCTCGCTGGCCTACTGGCCCGAGTGCTCAGACACGGAGGTGCCCCCGCTGGACTTGGGCTGGACCGACAAGACCTTCTACCGGGGCATCAGCCGGGTGGCCCTCTTCACACACCCCCGCAAGGAGGAGAGCGCACCCCACCTGAAGGAGGTGGTGCGGGAGATGATCCAGCAGGCACAGAAG ATTATTGCAGTGGTCATGGATGTATTTACAGACCGGGATATCTTCCGCGACATTGTTGATGCAGCATATAAGCGCTGGATCCCAGTCTATATAATCCTAGATGAGGAGGGTGTTAAGCTGTTCCTGGAAATGTGCAGAAGCCTTGACCTCAATGACCTGCAGATCCGG AATATCCGCATACGTTCTGTGACAGGAGTTGGGTTCTACATGCCAGCAGGAAAGATCAGAGGCACACTGGCATCCCGATTCCTGATGGTGGATGGTGAAAAGGTGGCCACTGGATCATACAG CTTCACATGGAGTTCATCTCACATTGACAGAAACATCCTGCTAGTCTTGACGGGACAGCACGTGGAGATGTTTGATGTCGAGTTTCGTGAGCTCTATGCCATCTCAGAAGAAGTTAATTTCTACAAGGAACTGGGTATTGCTAACCCATTTGTTCTTGGAATTGGGAAGCCAGGCCTTCATTCCTCCACTGTGGCTCGGAAGTTCATTAACCCCAAATATGGTTTAGTGGCAGGGGCAACCCGTGGTGATATGATGCTCTGGGCTTCACGACATAGGCAGGATAATCAGGGGAACatggaaaaggaggaaacaaGTGAGTCAAAGAAACGATTAAATCAGTTTCTGAATGACTTAATCACATTGGAGCAAGAGTTCCCAGAAATTGATCCACCTCTGGAGAATGTGAACAAGCTGAATCGGAGCCCTCAGAAACTGTTCTCCCGGCTCCACGTGgacctgaaaaataaatccaaatccAGAGAGTCTATTCGAGatgtgaagaaagaagatgtacaagccaattcaaagcaaggaaaacgGTTTGCTACTGGGCTTTTCAGTCGCAAGGCCAAACGGTCTCCAGGCTCAAGCATTGAGGCCAATTCTTTTGCCAGTGAAGGACATTCAGGAGAAGACCTTGGGAACATGAAACTGGAATACGAGCGGCTCAGCATTGGCCATGCCAGTGGTCGGAGCACTGGAGGCATCTCAG GTAACCTGAGTCCAAACTCCACTATGAGcgataaaaacaaacaatctaCCTGTGTGTTATCTTGA